The genomic interval TTAAAGCGAGGCGCGGCGAATGGCTGGAAGCTTTCAGAGACGGATCGCAAGTTCAAAAAAACTTCAAGAAAGCAATAACATATAGTCCGGAATTTTATGATTCTTACTATGGTCTGGGACTCCAAAAATACTGGTTGAGCGCCAAATCAAAAATCTTGAGAGCTTTACCTTTTGCCCGGAACAACCGACAGCAAGGAATTGAGTATGTTAAGCTTGCGGTGGAAAAAGGCCAGTTCCTGAATGTCGATGCAAAGTATGGGTTGGCAGCAATTTATTATAACGAAGAAGAGTTTGAAAATGCTCTTGAAATGACGGATCACCTTTATGAATCGTTTCCCAACAATCCGACTCTTCTTTATCGGCGGGGAAGAATTTATCAGAAACTTGAAAGATGGGCTGAAGCCAAAGAAACTTTTAATGAACTTGACAAAGTGCTCAATGCAGCGAAATACCAAAGTGTAAGCTACAGAGTAGAACTTATGTATCAAACTGCAAAATGCCAATTCCATCTAAACGATATGCTCGAGGCCCAAAGACTTTGCAAAAAGGCCATCGATCTTGAGAAGGAGTGCGATTTTTCAAAAGAAATGGACGGCCCGTTTGAAAAATTTTCTGAAATCAAAAAAGAACTTTTTGAATTGGCGGATAAAATCAAATCAATTATGATCTCGGAAGCAAATAACACTACAAACAAGTAACTATCTTCCAAATTTTTAGTAGGTATTAAAGTTGCTAATATAGTAAACATCTTCCGCAAATAAAATTGCCATCCCTCTCCTGAATTTTACTCATCCCGTCAATCTAACCCCTTTAAAATCAAGACTTATTTTTTCTTTAGGCGTTTTATTTCAATGGCATAGCCTTTGCTTGTTTCGATAAAAATTACACGGGCTTTTAATTAAAACAATTATTGGAAAAATCTATGCCATCCTTAAAACTTGTCTTGCTTTTTTGCCTTTTTCCCGGGCTTTTAATAATTACTGGACCTTCGTTTGCGCAGGAGAAGGGCACAGGTGACTTGGAAGATTTTGCAGACGACTTTGGAGAAGAAGAGTCGGGCAGCGATTCAGACACTGAAGAATCGGCAAGATTCTTCCTATGGCTTTTCTTTGAAAGCTTTAGTGAAATTTCCCAATTGTGGGGAGGCACGCCTGAAACCGAGTTTGGACCGTTTCCATCTCATCCTTACGCCGGAGAAAATGGTTTCATGAGCCATTCGGATGATTATCGAAGCTACTTTTTTAATACCGAGTTCAGTTACCACCAAGTCCACCGAAGCAATGTCAGAAGTTTTATGTTAAAATGGGAAACCCAATTTGTCCGCAGCAGCAAATTGGCTTTTGATGTAGCCTTTTATCAGGAAGATTTATTTGAGAACGGCTTTCGGAAAACAAAAGACCAACTTACATTTTGGGGAATTCGCTACGGCCATTCACTTTATCGTTCGCCGCAAATGATTTTGAATCTCGAAGGCGGCTTCAGGGGATTTCATAGAAACCGGGCTCACGGCGGTCCTGAAATCGCTGTAGACTTGCAGTTCTTTCCTAAAAAACCTTTGATCATCGAAACCAGTTTAGCGGTCGCTTATATCAGCAATGCACCTCTTTATACTGTAGAGGCCAATGCCGGAATTTTATTTGGCCGATTTGAAGTTTTGGGCGGTTTACGAATCCTCAAGAACAAATCATCTGACCTGCTGGACGGATTCAAAGTTGGCTTGCGTGTTTGGTATTAGTATTCCCACTGTGGATGGCGCCTCTGTAATCTCAGTTTTTACGAGCAAAAGTAACTAAGACAAATGAACTAATAGGCAATACTTAGTATCTTTACAGAGTATCGTTTATTAACGTGGAGGAAGGAAAGAATAAATAAAATAAACAAAGTTTCCTGTTTGTTTCTAATTTTTGCTTTTTTCTTTGGTTGCAAGGAAGACAACCCAACCGGACCTTTGGCTGAAGATTTTGCTTTTCCGCTTAAAATCGGCAATAAATGGGAATATGCAAGAACGTTCTCTACTTTCAATATTCGTGGCGATACTACTGGTATTAACTTAGCTCCAACCATTGTTGCTAACTTGGTATCAGAAATTGTTAGAATGGATACTTTACCTAATTCTGTGGAAACTTTTGTGTTCCATACGACCGAGACCTTTGAAAATCTCTCTTTTAAATTTGAAGACGATAGCTATTACAAAAATCAAGCGGACGGTCTTTTTCTGTACGCACACTCAAATCCAGTTGCCATACTTTTAAAATCAGCTGTAAAAAAGCAGCTCTTGTTTCAAGACAGATATTTTAGTAATATCAGAGAAATTCTATTATTTATTGAAAGAGTAGTTGTAAATAACATCACAACGGCAGATACTTTGATTATCGAGGACCCCCCATTCAAAAGTTTGCAATATCCCCTGGAAATTGGCTCACAATGGATTTACAGTACTAACAATTTCGCTACAACAGAAAAAAAGGTGTTAGGAAAAGAAAAAGTTGAAACTCCTGCTGGAGATTTCGATTGTATTAAAATCCAGTGGATTATAGACTTTGGTAGTGATATTGAGTTTTTTGATTTTATTTGTTCAAAAGGGCTGGTAAAAAGGAGCGTAATAGTAAAAGATATCAGGGTTACAACCCCAGACAATCCGGATGGAACAGGAGTTCTTTTTGACAGCAAAGATGAGTTTGAGGTAATTAATTTTAATTTAGAATAAAGTTAATCAAAACTTGTTATTCTCTCTTTATCAAAAGGGTAATAAGAAACTAGTTCGAAACTGGTTTAAAAAACCAAAGAGACAGTATATTGCAATCGCAAAATAAGTTAGGATTGAGGAGAAGACGTTTATTTGCCCCTACTCCACTCCGGTCTTTCCTTAGCCTCAGCTTCTTTTGGGCGCTTGACAATCTTGATCTTTAGTGTTACATTGTTTTAAAACTCCCAGTAAAGTCAATGAAAATTGTCGCTGATATTCATCTCCACTCTCATTTTTCCCGCGCTACAAGTAAAAATCTCAATTTAGAATATCTCAGCAAATGGGCACAGCTCAAAGGTGTCCATGTCGTCGGCACCGGCGACATCGCCCACCCGGGCTGGCTGGCAGAAATGAAAAAGAAGCTTGAACCTGCTGAAGACGGACTCTTCCGCTTAAAGGAAGAATTTGCAAAATCAATCCAGACTGAGGTTCCGAAAAGCTGTCACGGAACGGTTCGTTTCATGCTTGCGGGAGAAATCAGCAATATCTACAAAAAGAACGACAAGGTCCGAAAAATTCACAACGTTGTTTTTATGCCTTCTTTCGATGCGGTGGAAAAATTTCAAGCCCGGCTTGAAAAAATCGGCAATATTCGGGCGGACGGTCGGCCGATTTTAGGACTTGATTCCCGGGATTTGCTGGAAATTGTTTTAGAAACCGATCCGCAAGGTCACTTCATTCCGGCACACATCTGGACGCCCTGGTTTGCACTTTTTGGCTCGATGTCCGGCTTCGACTCAATAGAAGAATGCTTCGAAGATTTGACCGGGCATATCTTTGCCCTGGAAACCGGACTTTCATCTGATCCGCCCATGAATTGGCGGCTCTCAGCTCTGGATAATTACACGCTGGTTTCAAATTCAGATGCGCATTCGCCACCGAAATTAGCGAGAGAGGCAAACGTTTTTGATACTGAACTCTCCTACCCTGCGCTCTTTAATGCTTTAAAGACCGGCGACCCTAAGCAATTTCTCGGTACAATCGAGTTCTTTCCTGAGGAAGGCAAATACCATTATGATGGCCATAGAAAATGCAAAGTGCGCTGGGATCCTAAAACAACACTAAAACACAACCGGATTTGCCCGGAATGTGGAAGAGAAGTAACGGTAGGCGTGATGCACCGGGTAAACACCCTGGCTGACAGAGCACTCGGAGAAAAGCCCGCAAAAAGTCAACCCTTCAGGAATCTTATTCCTTTACCAGAAATTTTAGCAGAGGTTTACAGTTGTGGAGTCAACACGAAACGAGTCAATGAAAGCTGGGAGTTTTTGCTCTCAAAGTTAGGTCCTGAATTACATATCCTGGAAGATGCACCGTTGGTGGAAATAGAAAAATTGGGCGGCTCACTTTTATCGGAAGGGATCCGAAGAATGCGCAAAGGTGAAGTGCAGATTGCACCCGGATACGACGGAGAATATGGCAGCATCCGCCTATTTGAAGATCTGGAACGCGCAAAATATTCCAGCCAATTGGGATTTTTTGAAGAACAGATCAAAGGTAAACCCAAGTCAAAACAACAACTAAAAATCTCCGACAAGACCGAAAGCCAAAATTACGGCACCTCCGCGATCTCCAAAACATCAAATAAAAAAGATAGCCAAAGTGAGCAAACTTTCCCAAAGAATAATTTACTTAAAAAAAAGGCACCAGTTGAAAAAGATCAGTTAGCTTTAATAGAATTAAATAGCCAGCAAGAGGCCGCAGTCCTCTGTATTGATAAACCGGTTATCATTGTTGCCGGACCGGGTACAGGTAAGACTCGAACACTCACCCACCGCATTGCCTATTTAGTAGGTAAAAATGGAATTGAGCCACAAAACATTCTTGCGCTCACCTTTACAAACAAAGCTGCGCAGGAAATGCAGGAGCGCCTAAACAAACTATTAGATTTCGGCAAAGCCAACGAAATGACCATTGAAACATTTCATGCTTTAGGTGCGCAAATCTTAAGACAGGATGGGCATCGAATTGGCGTTCCCTCAAATTTTTCCATCTGCACTGAAAAGGATCAGTTAACGGTTCTAAAGAATATAACTTCTGGATTGAAAGAAAGGAATCTCAAGCAAACGCTCGAGGCAATTTCGAAAGCAAAAAGCCAACTTCTTACTCCGAAAAATTCCGATGAAAATTTATCAAACGAATTTAAGAATGTCTATCAAAAGTACCAGTCAGAACTAAGAAGAAATCACATGTTGGATTTTGATGATCTGATTTTTTATCCTGTCCAGCTATTTCAAGAAAATTCAAAATTCATAGAAAAGTACTCAGCCCGTTTCAAATGGATTTCAGTTGACGAATATCAAGATATCAATTTTGCTCAATATCAATTGCTGAAGCTCCTGACAAGTGGCGAGAGCAATCTCTGTGTAATTGGGGATCCTGATCAAGCAATTTACGGATTTCGAGGTGCAAATAAAGAATTTTTTCTAAAATTTCAAGAAGACTTTCCCAATGCAATAACGGTTGCCTTAAATCAGAATTATCGTTCGAGCCAAACCATTTTGAATGCTTCTTCTCAATTAATCTCAAAAAATCCCGAACGGAAAAATGTTGATATCTGGTCTGGAATCATTAGTCAAACCAAACTGGAAATTTACAGCGCACCGACTGACAAAGCTGAAGCGGAGTATGTCGTTCACGAAATAGAAAAAATGGTAGGCGGCACGAGCTATTTCTCTCTTGATTCCGAAAGAGTGATCAATGAAGCTGTGGATGCTCAGGCAACTTTCAGTGATTTTGCAGTGCTTTTTCGTCTGAATGCGCAAAGCAGATTATTAATTGAAGCCTTTCAACGCTCGGGAATTCCGTATCAAACTGTTGGGGAAACTCCATTTTATGAGCGAAAGGAGGTTAGTCAAATTCTGGATTATTTAAAATTACTAAACAACCCGACCTCAGATTGCCATAAAAAAAGTGTTCAGAACAACAGAGACCGAAAAAACAACGAACTCAACTTTTTTAATCAAAATAGTAATCTAAATGCCATAGAGGTTATTGAAAAAATCATTGAAAAATTTTATCCGCCAAATTATTTTGATAAAAATGAAAAGTTAAAAGTGCTACTTAACCAGCTCTTTTTACGATGCAAACCATTTGAAAATCGATTGAGCGATTTTCTGGACTCAACTGTGTTGCAAACAGAAACTGATGAATACGACCCAAGGGTCGATAGGGTTACACTAATGACTTTGCATGCTTCGAAGGGGTTGGAGTTCCCTGTCATTCTTATAGTCGGCTGTGAAGAAAATTTGATTCCATATCAGAAAAAAGGTGAGGACTTAGACCTCGAAGAAGAACGCCGCCTATTTTATGTTGGCATGACCCGTGCTCAGAAGAAACTCATTCTGATGAATGCCAAGAAACGCTTTCTGTTTGGGAAGCAATGTGAAAATAGTCCGTCCCGTTTTTTAAACGATATTGAAGAGGCTCTTAAAGAAATAAAGCAAAGAGATTTCAAGAAGAAAATCAAAGAAATGAAAAAACGTAATCAACTAGATTTATTTTAACTTTTGGATAAGGAATATAAGTCTTGACAATTTGTAACTATGTTAGTAAATTTACATGCAAACTTGGAAAAAGGAGTCAGCCATGCATGACAAGATTTTACAACAGCTTTCAAACAGGATTCAAACTCGGTATAAAAAAGGATTTAAGATTACAACCCGAAAAGCGGTTGCTTTCTCCTTAGTTTTACATCTTTTTTTGGGCATTGCACTCGCGGCTATGAATAGAGACAAAATTGCTGGCCTTATGACAGCAAAAGAAGAGAATATAGAATTTGAGCTTGTTACTCTTAAGGATTTGGATTTGAAAAGTAATACCAGTCGGAAGGGAAATCTTCAATCAAATTCTTCTTCAGCTAAGAAAGCAGGAAAAAAAGTTGGGTTGTCTTCAAGCACCAGTAAAAAATTAGTAGCTGAAAATGTGAACGTCAATAAAGAAGCTGTCATGTTAGCATCGCTGGCAAGTTTAAGCGAACTGCAAGAATCCTTTCAATTTGTAATACAGGAGCTCTCTGTGGACGAAGAAGGCATTTTTACGCCAATTCAGGGCGATGTACCTGATACGAAAGTGATTGCGGATGGTTTAGTGAATGCCAAAGGCTTTGGAGGTCGCAGGGGAATCATCTCGATTTCGGGAGGCGGAAGTGGGAAATGTCCTCCCAGACCCAGACCTTGAAAAATTGAATCCTTTAAAAAAAGGGTTGCTTATTTGAAGCAACCCTTTTTTATCTTATCAATAACGGCTGATTAGTTCAGCTTTTCAAGTTGTGCAAGTACCTTTTTCACCTTAACCGCCCTTTCATCTTTCTCTGGTACTAACGTTACAAACTTTCGAAATTCCTCGACTGCCTCGTTAATTTGCTTAGATTTCTGGAGTAGCACAGCCAAATTTAAATGGCTGGAAGGATGTTCCGGATTGTTTTCAATCTCCTGCCGGTAGGCTTCAATCGCTTCGGAAGATTTCCCCTGTTGATCGAGTATTTGTCCTATCTGGAAATTTGCCAGTTTTCTTTTTGGTTCTAGGTTTAGGACCTTTTGATAATTTTCCAGCGCAGCTGTTGTATCAGCAAGCAAATAATTCACTTGAGCTAAATTCATGTATCCTTCAGGAAGAGTCGCATCAAGCTCAGTTGTTTTGATAAAGTTTTCCAAAGCTTTTTCGTAGACATTCATATCCACATAAACGATGCCCAGATTCAGATATGCCTCAACATATTTTTCATCGATCTGTGTAGCTCGACGCAAAAGCCTCCTTGCTTCTTCAAACTTTTTCTGTTCACGGAAGAGTTTACCTAATTCATTGTAAGCTGCTTTGTTGTCTTTATTTATCTCAATAGCCTTTTCAAACTGCTTTTGAGCTTCTTCCAAGTCTCCGTCTTTTCTATGCAGTATTCCCAATGTCAAATGTGCTTTATCCATAACAGAGTCAAC from candidate division KSB1 bacterium carries:
- a CDS encoding UvrD-helicase domain-containing protein, translating into MKIVADIHLHSHFSRATSKNLNLEYLSKWAQLKGVHVVGTGDIAHPGWLAEMKKKLEPAEDGLFRLKEEFAKSIQTEVPKSCHGTVRFMLAGEISNIYKKNDKVRKIHNVVFMPSFDAVEKFQARLEKIGNIRADGRPILGLDSRDLLEIVLETDPQGHFIPAHIWTPWFALFGSMSGFDSIEECFEDLTGHIFALETGLSSDPPMNWRLSALDNYTLVSNSDAHSPPKLAREANVFDTELSYPALFNALKTGDPKQFLGTIEFFPEEGKYHYDGHRKCKVRWDPKTTLKHNRICPECGREVTVGVMHRVNTLADRALGEKPAKSQPFRNLIPLPEILAEVYSCGVNTKRVNESWEFLLSKLGPELHILEDAPLVEIEKLGGSLLSEGIRRMRKGEVQIAPGYDGEYGSIRLFEDLERAKYSSQLGFFEEQIKGKPKSKQQLKISDKTESQNYGTSAISKTSNKKDSQSEQTFPKNNLLKKKAPVEKDQLALIELNSQQEAAVLCIDKPVIIVAGPGTGKTRTLTHRIAYLVGKNGIEPQNILALTFTNKAAQEMQERLNKLLDFGKANEMTIETFHALGAQILRQDGHRIGVPSNFSICTEKDQLTVLKNITSGLKERNLKQTLEAISKAKSQLLTPKNSDENLSNEFKNVYQKYQSELRRNHMLDFDDLIFYPVQLFQENSKFIEKYSARFKWISVDEYQDINFAQYQLLKLLTSGESNLCVIGDPDQAIYGFRGANKEFFLKFQEDFPNAITVALNQNYRSSQTILNASSQLISKNPERKNVDIWSGIISQTKLEIYSAPTDKAEAEYVVHEIEKMVGGTSYFSLDSERVINEAVDAQATFSDFAVLFRLNAQSRLLIEAFQRSGIPYQTVGETPFYERKEVSQILDYLKLLNNPTSDCHKKSVQNNRDRKNNELNFFNQNSNLNAIEVIEKIIEKFYPPNYFDKNEKLKVLLNQLFLRCKPFENRLSDFLDSTVLQTETDEYDPRVDRVTLMTLHASKGLEFPVILIVGCEENLIPYQKKGEDLDLEEERRLFYVGMTRAQKKLILMNAKKRFLFGKQCENSPSRFLNDIEEALKEIKQRDFKKKIKEMKKRNQLDLF
- a CDS encoding tetratricopeptide repeat protein, producing MGHSLKNISILIITIATWLAPLYLPETIHAQNEEESDRSFLSLYKEAAERYHREEFDEAIQLGNIIRERYPDEPAGAFGLLTSYQTIMRNYRVRIYESEFDSLLNLSVKLAKKAVKNNKKDGRNYFYLGCAYGSRCVFKARRGEWLEAFRDGSQVQKNFKKAITYSPEFYDSYYGLGLQKYWLSAKSKILRALPFARNNRQQGIEYVKLAVEKGQFLNVDAKYGLAAIYYNEEEFENALEMTDHLYESFPNNPTLLYRRGRIYQKLERWAEAKETFNELDKVLNAAKYQSVSYRVELMYQTAKCQFHLNDMLEAQRLCKKAIDLEKECDFSKEMDGPFEKFSEIKKELFELADKIKSIMISEANNTTNK
- a CDS encoding tetratricopeptide repeat protein — protein: MKFFRKFARELGFYFAVMVLFSYCASTPKRTFKQRTIGLYVQGAELHRKGNYIQARYLLNQAIDFNSEFAEAYYVLGLTFLQTNDFDTAIEELNKAEELKPITEKPGYDKADIRFNIGLAYIGLEEFDSASENLKEAINSRSDYAEAHYNLAYIEEKMENNTEAEKHLRNAIEVDSVMDKAHLTLGILHRKDGDLEEAQKQFEKAIEINKDNKAAYNELGKLFREQKKFEEARRLLRRATQIDEKYVEAYLNLGIVYVDMNVYEKALENFIKTTELDATLPEGYMNLAQVNYLLADTTAALENYQKVLNLEPKRKLANFQIGQILDQQGKSSEAIEAYRQEIENNPEHPSSHLNLAVLLQKSKQINEAVEEFRKFVTLVPEKDERAVKVKKVLAQLEKLN